A single window of Microplitis demolitor isolate Queensland-Clemson2020A chromosome 7, iyMicDemo2.1a, whole genome shotgun sequence DNA harbors:
- the LOC103570105 gene encoding innexin inx2: MFDVFGSVRGLLKLDQVNIDNNVFRLHYKGTVILLIAFSLLVTSRQYIGDPIDCIVDEIPLSVMDTYCWIYSTFTIPDRIGIVGRDIVQPGVASHVEGADEVKYHKYYQWVCFTLFFQAILFYIPRYLWKTWESGRIKMLVLDLNCPIIADSNKMERSKLLVDYFQTNLHTQNLYAYRFFLCEVLNFINVVGQIYFMDFFLDGEFSTYGADVVRFTEMEPEERNDPMSRVFPKVTKCTFHKYGASGTVQKFDGLCVLPLNIVNEKIYVFLWFWFIILSIVSGLSLMYRAAVVALPKLRLMILRARSRISSQSEIQLISNRFQIGDWFVLYQLGKNIDPLVFKQLITDLATRFEGKERV, encoded by the coding sequence ATGTTTGATGTTTTTGGATCAGTAAGGGGCTTACTGAAGCTCGACCAAGTGAACATCGACAATAATGTATTTCGATTGCATTACAAAGGGACGGTTATTCTACTAATTGCATTTTCATTATTGGTAACATCACGTCAGTACATTGGTGACCCGATAGACTGTATTGTCGACGAAATACCTCTAAGTGTTATGGATACCTACTGCTGGATTTATTCAACTTTCACGATTCCCGATCGCATTGGGATTGTCGGACGAGATATCGTTCAACCGGGTGTTGCATCCCACGTAGAAGGTGCCGACGAagttaaatatcataaatattatcagtGGGTATGCTTTACTCTATTTTTCCAAGCCATATTGTTCTACATACCACGTTATCTATGGAAAACATGGGAAAGCGGGCGAATAAAAATGCTGGTATTAGATCTAAATTGTCCAATAATTGCcgattcaaataaaatggAGCGCAGTAAATTGCTGGTAGATTACTTCCAAACAAACTTACACACGCAAAATCTTTATgcctatagattttttttgtgtgaagtactgaattttataaatgttgtTGGTCAAATATATTTCATGGATTTCTTTTTGGATGGTGAGTTTTCAACTTACGGAGCGGATGTTGTCAGATTCACGGAAATGGAGCCGGAAGAACGAAATGATCCAATGTCACGGGTGTTCCCTAAAGTAACTAAATGTACATTCCACAAATATGGTGCTTCTGGTACAGTACAGAAATTCGATGGACTGTGTGTACTGCCACTCAACATtgttaacgaaaaaatttacgtaTTTTTGTGGTTCTGGTTCATTATCTTGTCAATTGTCAGCGGTCTGAGTCTGATGTACCGGGCGGCTGTTGTCGCATTACCAAAATTGCGTTTGATGATTTTGCGCGCACGATCACGTATTTCGTCACAAAGCGAAATACAATTGATATCAAACAGATTCCAGATTGGTGACTGGTTTGTTTTGTATCAACTgggtaaaaatattgacccgcttgtttttaaacaattgataaCGGATTTAGCAACGAGATTTGAAGGAAAAGAGAGAGTTTAA
- the LOC103570104 gene encoding innexin inx7, with protein sequence MASILSTFSVLKDHVKLKFSEDNAVIDNIVFRLHYRATFLILVASSLLVSSRQFIGEHIKCIIDQGSLPSHVVDTFCFFTSTYTVSKHMNKTLVELGHIPHPGVGPFTKDDEITHHAYYQWVPFVLFFQAILFYIPRYLWRNAEGGRLKMLVSGLHLATLALHDEKMELDGGKTIPSKRDREEKIQQIRTAFLNRLHINRPWAYYMSFCEVINFTNVLAQIYITDAFLGGAFLNLGITATSADYNYNDKMKPLDIVFPKVTKCAFHKYGASGTIQKHDALCVMALNIVNEKIYIFLWFWFIILAIISGLGLVWRMLTMLLHSRSKAFNRYIFSIACPGKYNPWNVLKLTHDYYFGDWLFLYYIAKNLDNYVFKELLEKLAYDLEERKAERMRYLKSLSPEEQPLKQA encoded by the exons ATGGCTTCGATTCTCTCAACATTTTCAGTTCTCAAAGATcacgttaaattaaaattctctgAAGATAACGcagttattgataatattg tTTTCCGACTTCATTATCGTGCTACTTTTCTTATACTTGTTGCTAGTTCATTACTTGTTTCATCACGACAATTTATTGGTGAACATATCAA atgtaTCATTGACCAAGGATCATTGCCGAGTCATGTGGTGGATACGTTTTGTTTTTTCACATCAACGTACACTGTT TCTAAACACATGAATAAAACACTAGTCGAACTAGGACACATACCTCACCCAGGTGTTGGACCATTCACCAAAGACGATGAAATAACACATCACGCTTATTATCAGTGGGTTccattcgttttatttttccaagCAATACTCTTTTATATTCCACGTTATCTTTGGAGAAACGCAGAag gtggACGATTAAAAATGTTAGTATCAGGATTACATTTAGCAACGCTAGCACTACATGATGAAAAAATGGAATTAGATGGCGGAAAGACAATACCTTCTAAACGTGACcgtgaagaaaaaattcagCAAATAAGAACAGCATTTTTGAACAGGCTCCATATAAACAGACCATGGGCATATTATATGAGTTTTTGTGaggttattaattttacaaacgtACTTGCGCAAATTTACATAACTGATGCATTTTTGGGTGGCGCATTTTTAAATCTGGGTATCACGGCTACAAGCGCGGACTATAATTACAATGACAAAATGAAACCACTCGATATTGTATTTCCCAAGGTAACTAAGTGTGCATTTCATAAATATGGAGCCTCTGGAACTATACAAAAACACGACGCACTCTGTGTAATGGCACTGAATAtcgttaatgaaaaaatatatattttcctaTGGTTTTGGTTTATTATATTAGCAATCATTTCGGGCCTTGGGCTCGTCTGGCGGATGTTAACAATGCTATTACACTCAAg AAGTAAAGCATTCAATCGTTACATATTTTCAATAGCCTGCCCTGGTAAATATAATCCATGGAACGTTTTAAAACTGACCCACGACTACTACTTCGGTGACTGGTTATTTCTTTATTACATCGCTAAAAATTTAGACAATTATGTTTTCAAAGAATTGCTCGAAAAATTAGCGTATGATTTAGAAGAACGAAAAGCTGAGCgtatgagatatttaaaaagtttatcgCCTGAAGAACAACCTCTTAAGCAGgcttaa
- the LOC103570103 gene encoding innexin inx1 — translation MYNLLRGLSQYLKWQEVKTDSMVFRMHNIFTTVLLLTCSLIITATQYVGNPISCIVGKDLPNNVVNTFCWITSTFTMPDAFNRQVGVEVAHPGVSNDFGDVGARKYYTYYQWVCFVLFFQAMFCYLPHWLWNIWEGGLASTLVMGLNHGLDSEETICKKKNTLMDYLVTHIKRHNMYVYRYFVCEVLCVINIFVQLYLMNRFFDGEFMSYGLRVLQFSDTPQEERVDPMVYVFPRVTKCIFHKYGASGTIQTHDSLCILPLNIVNEKTYIFIWFWFIILSIFLVCLMIYRASLIFMPSVRPYVLKYSGRLLSIEVCSNISKKLDLGDWWLLYILQSNMDSLVYRELLEELTKKVGNHMSQPVNQ, via the exons ATGTATAATTTATTGCGAGGACTGAgccaatatttaaaatggcAGGAGGTTAAGACAGATTCAATGGTTTTTCGTATgcacaatatttttacaactgTATTGTTGCTCACGTGCTCACTTATAATCACGGCCACCCAGTATGTCGGTAATCCGATATCCTGTATAGTTGGCAAGGATTTGCCTAACAATGTTGTCAATACATTTTGTTGGATTACTTCAACTTTTACTATGCCTGATGCATTTAATCgtcag GTTGGCGTTGAAGTTGCACATCCTGGTGTGTCAAATGACTTTGGAGATGTTGGAGCAAGGAAATACTACACTTACTATCAATGGGTCTGCttcgttttatttttccag gcAATGTTTTGCTACCTTCCGCACTGGCTTTGGAACATTTGGGAGGGCGGTCTCGCCAGTACACTGGTTATGGGTTTAAATCATGGTCTTGATAGTGAAGAAACCAtttgcaagaaaaaaaatactctaaTGGATTATTTAGTGACTCATATTAAG agaCACAATATGTACGTATACCGTTATTTTGTCTGTGAAGTATTGTGTGTAATAAACATCTTCgtgcaattatatttaatgaatcgTTTCTTTGACGGTGAATTTATGAGCTACGGTCTCCGAGTATTGCAATTTTCTGACACACCACAAGAAGAACGTGTCGATCCAATGGTATACGTATTTCCTCGAGTAACTAAATGCATATTCCACAAATATGGTGCATCCGGAACGATTCAAACCCACGATTCATTATGTATTCTACCACTGAACATCGTAAACGAGAAAACTTACATCTTCATCTGGTTTTGGTTCATAATTCTATCAATTTTCTTGGTCTGCCTGATGATCTACCGCGCAAGTTTAATATTCATGCCTTCAGTACGACCTTACGTTTTAAAATACTCCGGTCGTTTACTGTCTATCGAAGTATGTTCgaatatcagtaaaaaactTGATCTCGGTGATTGGTGGTTGCTTTATATTTTGCAATCGAACATGGACTCATTGGTCTATCGCGAATTATTAGAAGAACTCACTAAGAAAGTCGGCAATCATATGTCGCAGCCAGTTAATCAGTAG